From a single Pirellulaceae bacterium genomic region:
- a CDS encoding esterase family protein, with translation MLQFLRAFRSPSVTVGLALFLVVLGPSVRAQTSDSSVGAEPAEEQTDATQRSDPPAGKIDGPYSLASKIFPGTQRDYWIYVPAAYAADKPACTMVVQDGMAQASQWNLPAVLDELIHAGEVPVTVGIFVSPGVVASSKPETQPRFNRSFEYDSLGDRYARFLLEELLPEVAARYNLSSDPNHRAIAGASSGAICAFNAAWERPDAFRRVLSTIGTYVGLRGGHEFPVLVRKTEQKPLRIFLQGGSRDLNIYAGDWWLANQSMLSALQWAGYDVHHSWGDGGHDSKHAKQIMPDALRWLWRDFPQPIAVAPNAAQPLLTDIMIPGSTWQQVSTSHESIDTVTCNAVGVVYFSDSRAGRIYRLSEDQKTRVFKEFSGRISSMRFGPDENLYCAKDNKQVLRLDVTGAETVVIPDHPCHRLVTLPEGFYFSEETNNKLFWSTYAGQVREAVNLVDRPAAMIPTADQAFMHVALPKEPWTLHFQIADDFSLQHRQRYGYLHVPYLESSSGVTALATDDQGRLYVASSLGIQVLDQLGRVHLILSKPSTLPITGLVIGGPLRDMLYAADGQSVYARKLKIKGVDTFSPPIALPKPRL, from the coding sequence ATGCTGCAGTTTCTCCGAGCATTTCGATCCCCCAGCGTTACAGTCGGATTGGCACTGTTTCTGGTGGTATTAGGCCCATCAGTCCGGGCGCAGACAAGCGACTCTTCGGTCGGTGCTGAACCCGCAGAGGAGCAGACGGATGCCACCCAGCGATCGGACCCACCCGCAGGAAAGATCGACGGCCCGTATAGCTTGGCAAGTAAAATCTTCCCGGGTACTCAACGTGACTATTGGATCTACGTTCCGGCAGCATACGCTGCCGACAAGCCGGCATGTACGATGGTCGTCCAGGATGGAATGGCCCAAGCCAGCCAATGGAATTTGCCAGCGGTCCTGGACGAATTGATTCATGCTGGTGAAGTGCCAGTTACAGTTGGTATTTTCGTTTCTCCGGGGGTCGTCGCCAGCTCCAAGCCCGAAACTCAACCGCGTTTCAACCGCAGCTTCGAGTACGATTCGTTGGGTGACAGGTACGCGCGGTTTCTACTAGAAGAATTATTGCCTGAGGTCGCCGCGCGCTATAACTTAAGTTCTGATCCGAACCATCGTGCTATTGCCGGAGCCAGTTCCGGAGCCATTTGCGCTTTTAACGCGGCCTGGGAACGCCCCGATGCATTTCGCCGAGTGCTTAGCACGATCGGTACCTATGTTGGTCTTCGCGGTGGCCATGAATTTCCGGTGTTGGTGCGCAAGACGGAGCAGAAACCGCTAAGAATTTTTTTGCAGGGCGGTAGTCGCGACTTGAACATTTATGCTGGCGACTGGTGGCTGGCCAATCAGTCGATGTTATCTGCGCTGCAATGGGCAGGTTATGATGTGCATCATAGTTGGGGCGACGGCGGCCACGATTCGAAGCACGCCAAGCAGATCATGCCCGACGCGCTGCGCTGGCTGTGGCGCGATTTTCCCCAACCAATCGCGGTGGCTCCCAATGCGGCACAGCCTTTGTTAACCGACATCATGATCCCCGGCTCGACCTGGCAACAGGTCAGCACCAGCCATGAGTCGATCGATACCGTCACTTGCAATGCTGTGGGAGTGGTGTACTTCAGCGACTCTCGCGCAGGACGCATTTATCGACTGAGCGAGGATCAAAAGACGCGCGTATTTAAAGAGTTTTCTGGGCGTATTTCATCGATGCGGTTTGGGCCTGACGAGAACTTGTATTGTGCCAAAGACAACAAGCAGGTTTTGCGGCTGGATGTCACAGGTGCTGAGACTGTGGTGATTCCAGACCATCCTTGCCATCGCCTTGTCACGCTGCCCGAGGGGTTTTATTTCAGCGAGGAGACGAACAACAAGCTGTTTTGGAGCACCTATGCTGGGCAAGTTCGCGAAGCGGTCAACCTAGTTGATCGACCAGCCGCCATGATTCCCACGGCCGATCAAGCCTTCATGCACGTGGCCCTTCCTAAAGAACCATGGACATTGCATTTTCAAATTGCCGACGACTTTTCGCTGCAGCATCGTCAACGATACGGATATCTGCATGTGCCCTACCTGGAGTCTTCCAGCGGAGTGACGGCTTTGGCCACCGACGACCAAGGGCGATTGTATGTGGCTAGTTCCCTAGGAATTCAGGTGTTGGATCAACTGGGGCGCGTGCATCTGATTCTGTCCAAGCCGTCGACGTTACCCATCACCGGCCTCGTCATCGGCGGTCCACTGCGCGACATGCTCTACGCCGCCGATGGTCAAAGTGTCTACGCGCGGAAATTGAAAATCAAGGGTGTCGATACGTTCTCGCCGCCAATCGCGCTGCCCAAGCCGCGTTTGTAG
- the gap gene encoding type I glyceraldehyde-3-phosphate dehydrogenase, which produces MVTRVAINGFGRIGRLTFRNLIARNKEFEVVAVNDLTDLEMMRTLLKYDSIHGRFPGTVEAKDGNLIVNGKTIRALSVKDPTQLPWKDLGVDIAIESTGIFTGRTEGGKPGYDTHLTAGAKRVVLSAPAKDGADLTCVIGVNHDKLTADMKCVSNASCTTNCLAPVAKVLHESFGIESGLMTTVHAYTNDQRVHDLPHSDAYRARGAAQNIIPSSTGAAKAVGLVLPELKGKLTGIAMRVPVPTGSVVDLTVNLKKEVTVQDINSAMKAAAEGPLKGILDYTEDPIVSTDIIHDPHSSIFAADFTQVLGDKGKLAKIISWYDNEWGYSCRTVDLCALIAKFL; this is translated from the coding sequence GTGGTAACTCGCGTTGCAATTAACGGATTCGGTCGCATCGGACGGCTAACTTTTCGCAATTTGATCGCTCGCAACAAAGAGTTCGAGGTAGTGGCTGTCAACGACTTAACCGACCTGGAAATGATGCGCACGCTGCTCAAGTATGACTCGATTCACGGGCGTTTTCCCGGCACTGTCGAAGCCAAAGATGGTAACTTGATTGTCAATGGGAAGACCATTCGGGCCTTGTCGGTCAAAGACCCCACTCAATTGCCTTGGAAAGATTTGGGCGTGGACATTGCCATTGAAAGTACCGGGATCTTTACCGGACGAACCGAAGGTGGCAAACCGGGCTACGACACGCATCTTACGGCTGGTGCCAAACGCGTGGTGCTGAGTGCTCCTGCCAAAGACGGTGCCGACCTGACCTGCGTGATCGGAGTCAATCACGACAAGCTGACTGCCGACATGAAGTGTGTTTCCAATGCCAGTTGCACGACAAACTGCTTGGCACCGGTTGCCAAGGTGTTGCACGAATCATTTGGCATTGAATCTGGATTGATGACCACCGTTCACGCGTATACCAACGACCAGCGCGTGCATGATCTGCCTCACAGCGATGCCTATCGGGCTCGCGGTGCCGCACAGAATATTATTCCCAGCTCGACCGGTGCTGCTAAAGCCGTCGGACTGGTATTGCCCGAACTCAAGGGCAAGCTGACCGGTATCGCTATGCGCGTCCCCGTGCCAACCGGCAGCGTTGTAGATTTGACCGTGAATTTGAAGAAGGAAGTTACTGTACAAGACATCAATTCCGCCATGAAAGCAGCGGCCGAGGGGCCACTCAAAGGCATCCTGGACTACACCGAAGACCCCATCGTCAGCACCGACATCATCCACGATCCGCACAGCTCAATCTTTGCTGCCGATTTTACTCAAGTCTTGGGCGACAAAGGCAAACTCGCCAAGATTATAAGTTGGTACGACAACGAATGGGGCTACAGCTGCCGCACCGTCGACCTGTGCGCGCTCATCGCGAAGTTCCTATGA
- the polX gene encoding DNA polymerase/3'-5' exonuclease PolX: protein MNNAEIAHVFEELADLLELRGENAFRVRAYRNGAKVISELTRPVCEIVSDPTTDLQSIAGIGDTLAEKCRTLVTTGKLPQLEQLRADTPEVLVQMTRIPGLGAKKALVLLRELNLQSLDDLRQACQEHRVQSLKGFAARSEQQILAGLAIAAEVAVRLRIDQVERIVQRLREHLQSCAEIQQLEFAGSYRRGRETVGDLDILVVSCQPDAVMDRLESFPGRVSTIARGATKLSIRIDAQFQVDLRVVPAESFGAALQYFTGSKEHNVAVRSRARKLGLSVNEYGVSSLDNSQNVSSGRTEEELYARLGLCWIPPELREGRQELSWAEQPGRFPELIEPVDIIADLHMHTWATDGSASIEHMAEAARSRGLRYIAITDHSQRVSMARGLNEQRLLEQWAEIDALNVTWRDQFRILKGVECDILEAGPLDIIDEVLAQADWVVASVHYGQKQSRQQITDRIVGALQNPHVDAIAHPTGRLLGSRPPYAVDMQAVFQAAAEHTKSLELNASPYRLDLSEPLLIQAAARGIPITINTDAHSIDGLSAMRYGVTQARRAGLLRRQVLNTWSLEQLLRWLIRD from the coding sequence ATGAACAACGCAGAAATCGCCCATGTCTTTGAAGAGCTGGCAGACCTATTGGAGCTGCGCGGCGAAAATGCGTTTCGCGTTCGCGCCTACCGCAACGGTGCCAAAGTGATCAGTGAACTGACGCGGCCTGTGTGCGAGATTGTGAGCGATCCCACGACCGATCTCCAGTCCATCGCCGGCATCGGTGATACGCTGGCCGAAAAATGTCGAACGCTGGTGACCACCGGCAAACTGCCGCAACTCGAACAGCTTCGCGCCGATACGCCTGAAGTGCTTGTGCAGATGACGCGCATTCCCGGTTTGGGTGCCAAGAAGGCGCTGGTGCTGCTGCGCGAGCTGAATCTTCAGTCACTGGACGACCTGCGTCAGGCGTGTCAGGAACATCGCGTGCAGTCTCTCAAGGGCTTTGCGGCTCGCTCCGAGCAGCAAATACTGGCTGGGCTGGCGATTGCTGCCGAAGTGGCTGTGCGATTGCGCATCGATCAGGTCGAGCGGATTGTTCAGCGACTGCGTGAACACTTGCAATCTTGTGCCGAGATTCAGCAACTGGAGTTTGCCGGCAGCTATCGCCGTGGCCGAGAGACCGTAGGTGATTTGGATATCTTAGTTGTCAGTTGCCAGCCAGATGCCGTCATGGATCGATTGGAATCGTTTCCTGGACGAGTCAGCACGATTGCTCGTGGTGCTACCAAGCTGTCGATCCGCATCGACGCGCAATTCCAAGTCGACCTGCGCGTCGTGCCCGCCGAATCGTTTGGCGCAGCACTGCAATATTTCACCGGCTCCAAAGAACACAATGTCGCCGTGCGCTCCCGGGCGCGCAAGTTGGGCTTGTCGGTGAATGAATATGGTGTGTCGTCGTTAGACAATTCTCAAAATGTGAGTTCGGGCCGCACGGAAGAGGAGTTGTACGCGCGGCTGGGTCTGTGCTGGATTCCACCCGAGCTGCGCGAAGGTCGGCAAGAGCTGAGCTGGGCTGAGCAGCCCGGGCGATTTCCAGAACTGATTGAGCCTGTCGATATTATTGCCGATCTGCATATGCATACCTGGGCTACCGATGGCAGCGCATCGATCGAGCACATGGCTGAGGCGGCGCGGTCGCGTGGGTTGCGGTACATCGCGATCACCGATCACTCGCAGCGCGTCAGCATGGCGCGTGGCCTGAACGAACAGCGCTTGTTGGAACAGTGGGCTGAAATCGACGCGCTCAATGTAACTTGGCGAGACCAATTTCGAATTCTGAAGGGTGTCGAGTGCGACATTTTGGAGGCGGGACCACTGGACATTATCGACGAGGTGTTGGCGCAGGCCGATTGGGTTGTGGCCAGCGTACATTATGGACAGAAGCAATCGCGCCAGCAGATTACTGACCGGATTGTGGGCGCGCTGCAGAATCCACATGTGGATGCCATCGCACATCCGACGGGCAGATTACTGGGGTCGCGCCCGCCTTACGCAGTTGATATGCAAGCCGTGTTCCAGGCGGCCGCAGAGCACACAAAGAGTTTGGAATTAAACGCGAGTCCCTATCGGCTAGACCTGTCCGAGCCACTCTTGATTCAAGCAGCAGCTCGCGGCATTCCAATCACCATCAACACCGACGCCCATTCGATAGACGGACTCTCGGCGATGCGCTACGGTGTCACGCAAGCGCGTCGAGCTGGATTGCTGCGCCGCCAAGTGTTGAACACATGGTCGCTAGAGCAATTGTTACGCTGGCTAATCAGGGACTGA
- a CDS encoding U32 family peptidase, translated as MVASEAGDIELLAPAGNWDCARAAIENGADAIYFGLDVGFNARARATNFHLNDLPKLMDTLHRQAVRGYVTLNTLVFTDELQRLEDNVRQLADAGVDAVLVQDLGAARLIRQLCPNLTLHASTQMTLTCAAAIQQIQELGIRRVVLARELSISEITAIHAATSMPLETFVHGALCVAYSGQCLTSESLGGRSANRGQCAQACRLPYDLICDGQQRDLGAVKYLLSPQDLAAHDWIPQLLQAGVCSLKIEGRLKTAEYVANVCQHYRRALDAALTGQHRRLTPTQKSELELSFSRGFSPGWLDGCDHKQLVPGLSSAKRGILLGTVVRQLSSRLTIDLVTPLAVGDGIVVEGNRFSGEELGGRIYQMWQNGQPTSGAASGQVQIAMQHGVLEKAEVSSGTRVFKTDDPQLTKRLRQSFQTADPVKRVPVDIHVRVAVGQPIQLTAQMLQPVAPDQQRPLSPVTLTSDFLPAEARNRPLDHAMLQQQLGRLGGTVYTLRWLTAEFIGQPMVPLSILGQLRRQLIEGLDAANVTRPLACDDQPVALRMLDRRGSTTGPPTASKIPPAPVTLRILCRSLSQLEQVLSLGTRSVIADFHDLRQYRQAIQMARQSGADIELATLRIHKPGEDGLLHALRKHCQPTDATDAPSGDSTTRVGWLARNLAAVRYCRQHGIPFATDFSLNVTNPLTLDQLRQWGAGRITASYDLNRDQLLELTAACDSELLEVVIHQHMPMFHMEHCVFCSVLSPGKNKSDCGRPCDRHDVQLRDRVGVEHVLHADIGCRNTLYNAVAQSGAEAVARLRALGVRHFRVELLRDSSLQHTQRLVQLYQQLVDGQVDGSQVWRELQADNRIGVTRGTLEQPRNPLAIL; from the coding sequence ATGGTCGCGTCGGAAGCCGGGGATATCGAACTACTGGCACCGGCTGGTAATTGGGACTGTGCTCGCGCTGCGATCGAAAACGGTGCCGACGCAATCTATTTTGGACTGGATGTTGGCTTTAACGCTCGCGCGCGAGCCACCAACTTCCACTTGAACGATCTACCTAAGCTGATGGACACGTTGCATCGACAAGCTGTCCGTGGCTACGTCACGCTCAACACGCTCGTGTTTACAGACGAACTGCAACGTCTGGAGGACAATGTTCGGCAGTTGGCCGACGCCGGCGTGGATGCCGTCTTGGTGCAGGATTTGGGGGCGGCCCGTTTGATCCGCCAACTGTGCCCTAACTTAACTTTGCACGCTAGCACTCAGATGACGCTAACCTGCGCTGCGGCTATCCAGCAGATTCAGGAATTGGGAATCCGTCGCGTCGTGTTGGCTCGCGAATTATCGATCTCAGAAATCACTGCAATCCACGCTGCAACCTCGATGCCTCTGGAAACCTTTGTTCATGGCGCACTGTGCGTGGCCTACAGCGGACAATGCTTGACCAGCGAATCGCTCGGCGGTCGCAGTGCCAATCGTGGCCAGTGCGCTCAGGCCTGTCGATTGCCCTACGATCTGATATGCGATGGCCAGCAGCGCGATCTGGGAGCGGTCAAGTATCTGCTCAGCCCACAAGACTTGGCAGCCCACGATTGGATTCCGCAATTGCTACAGGCCGGAGTCTGCTCGCTAAAAATCGAAGGTCGATTGAAGACTGCTGAGTACGTCGCCAACGTCTGCCAACATTATCGCCGTGCACTTGACGCCGCACTAACTGGCCAACATCGGCGGCTGACCCCGACACAGAAATCCGAATTAGAGCTGAGCTTCTCACGCGGCTTTTCACCGGGTTGGCTCGATGGATGTGACCACAAGCAGTTAGTGCCGGGGCTCAGCAGCGCCAAGCGCGGAATTCTTTTGGGGACTGTCGTTAGGCAACTCAGTTCACGTCTGACAATTGATCTAGTCACGCCTCTGGCGGTGGGTGATGGAATTGTCGTCGAAGGCAATCGCTTCAGCGGCGAAGAACTAGGCGGGCGAATCTATCAGATGTGGCAAAATGGCCAGCCCACCAGCGGTGCCGCCTCAGGCCAAGTGCAGATCGCTATGCAGCACGGGGTGCTGGAGAAGGCTGAGGTTTCTTCAGGAACGCGTGTCTTCAAGACCGATGATCCGCAACTGACCAAACGTCTGCGACAGAGCTTCCAAACGGCCGATCCGGTCAAGCGGGTGCCGGTTGATATCCACGTACGAGTGGCCGTTGGCCAGCCCATCCAGTTGACCGCCCAGATGCTCCAGCCCGTAGCACCAGACCAACAACGGCCACTCAGCCCGGTGACGCTGACCAGCGATTTCCTGCCCGCAGAGGCACGCAATCGACCACTAGACCACGCGATGCTTCAGCAACAGCTTGGGCGGCTAGGGGGAACCGTGTACACTCTGCGCTGGCTGACTGCGGAGTTCATCGGTCAGCCCATGGTGCCACTGAGTATCCTCGGACAATTGCGGCGACAGTTGATCGAGGGTCTAGATGCCGCCAACGTTACTCGGCCTCTGGCGTGCGACGATCAACCGGTCGCGCTGCGCATGTTGGATCGACGGGGATCGACGACCGGTCCGCCAACTGCCAGCAAGATTCCACCTGCCCCGGTTACGCTGCGAATTCTGTGCCGATCGCTATCGCAATTGGAGCAGGTGCTGTCGCTTGGTACCCGGTCGGTGATCGCTGATTTTCATGATTTGCGACAATATCGACAGGCAATTCAAATGGCACGACAGTCCGGTGCCGACATCGAACTGGCCACGTTGCGCATTCACAAGCCAGGAGAAGATGGCCTGCTGCACGCACTCCGCAAGCACTGTCAGCCGACCGATGCAACTGACGCGCCGTCGGGCGACTCCACGACTCGCGTCGGTTGGCTGGCTCGCAACCTGGCTGCGGTGCGCTACTGCCGTCAGCACGGCATTCCATTCGCGACCGACTTTTCCCTGAACGTTACGAATCCCTTGACTTTAGACCAACTTCGTCAGTGGGGAGCCGGTCGCATCACCGCCTCGTATGATTTGAATCGCGATCAATTGTTGGAGCTGACTGCGGCTTGCGACTCGGAACTTTTGGAAGTCGTGATTCACCAACACATGCCGATGTTCCACATGGAGCACTGTGTGTTTTGCAGCGTACTTAGCCCTGGCAAAAACAAGAGCGATTGTGGTCGCCCGTGCGATCGGCATGACGTCCAGTTGCGGGATCGCGTGGGTGTCGAGCACGTTCTGCATGCCGACATTGGCTGCCGCAACACGCTCTACAATGCAGTGGCACAAAGCGGCGCAGAAGCGGTGGCCCGCCTTCGAGCATTAGGCGTTCGGCACTTTCGCGTCGAACTTTTGCGAGATAGTTCGCTGCAGCACACCCAGAGACTGGTACAACTGTACCAGCAGTTAGTCGATGGACAGGTTGATGGCTCACAGGTCTGGCGCGAGCTGCAGGCGGACAACCGCATCGGAGTCACGCGAGGTACGCTCGAACAACCTCGCAATCCGCTAGCAATCCTTTAA
- a CDS encoding methyltransferase: MIRLDALATEQLMIDHLPQLAGNSGLVISPGRAQVATHLWGSCQFSKVTAWYLDLFAASAARQDLDSAIEVCCSADLPDDRFDVIAMPVLKRSEAELTRDLMQQAVLRLTEQGTLVMSVDHPADRWVHEQMQALFRKVSCHRADEGCVYWGKNSGPPRKLRCFQAKFSFRCHDRFLEAVSRPGVFAHRRVDDGARQLLRSVDIDAHDHVLDMGCGSGTLSLFAAAQTDGQVHAVDSNARSIECLQQSAELNGLTNIVAHHNADGNLELSGPVDVALANPPYYGDHSIAQHFVEVSLRWLRPGGALLVVTKSPAWYESSFPSLLEDVDIFPSGHYFVCCGRKP, encoded by the coding sequence ATGATTCGCCTGGATGCGCTAGCGACTGAACAATTGATGATCGATCATCTTCCGCAACTCGCGGGAAACTCCGGGCTCGTGATTTCACCGGGTCGCGCACAGGTAGCGACGCACTTGTGGGGCAGTTGCCAGTTTTCGAAGGTGACGGCTTGGTATCTGGATCTGTTTGCGGCCAGTGCCGCTCGGCAGGATTTGGATTCTGCAATCGAAGTGTGTTGTTCCGCAGATTTGCCCGACGACCGCTTCGATGTGATTGCTATGCCAGTGCTCAAGCGTAGCGAAGCTGAGCTGACACGCGATTTGATGCAGCAAGCCGTGTTGCGATTGACCGAGCAGGGCACACTGGTCATGTCAGTCGATCATCCGGCGGATCGTTGGGTTCACGAGCAGATGCAGGCGCTGTTTCGCAAGGTCAGTTGTCATCGCGCGGATGAGGGATGTGTCTACTGGGGAAAAAACAGCGGGCCTCCTCGGAAGCTTCGATGCTTTCAAGCCAAATTCAGCTTCCGTTGCCATGACCGTTTCTTAGAAGCGGTCAGTCGCCCAGGCGTGTTCGCCCATCGCCGCGTTGATGACGGTGCTCGACAGTTGCTGCGATCCGTGGATATTGACGCTCACGATCATGTATTGGACATGGGCTGCGGCTCCGGTACGCTTTCTCTGTTCGCCGCCGCGCAAACTGATGGACAGGTTCATGCAGTGGATTCCAATGCTCGTTCGATCGAGTGTCTGCAGCAATCAGCGGAGCTGAACGGATTGACGAATATCGTGGCTCATCACAACGCCGATGGAAACTTGGAACTGTCCGGTCCCGTCGATGTGGCATTGGCCAATCCACCCTATTACGGAGACCACAGCATCGCCCAGCATTTCGTGGAAGTCAGTCTGCGTTGGCTGCGCCCAGGTGGAGCGCTACTGGTTGTCACCAAATCGCCCGCCTGGTATGAATCGAGCTTTCCGTCGCTGCTGGAAGATGTCGATATTTTTCCGTCGGGACATTACTTCGTGTGCTGCGGTCGCAAACCTTGA
- a CDS encoding class I SAM-dependent methyltransferase → MTGLPQWKLPRGVYRGTWDYLQSQSIAQDYDTKLADSKLLLLDQQFIQRFLPPVEPGKPPPLVADLGCGTGRISRLLSPLGYRMLNVDLSAAMLEQLKRQCQHPHLNECLQANLVELDLITPASVSMAVCLFSTIGMIHGRKNRQQFLTRLHSSLTPGAPLVLHVHNRYHSLWHPRGPSWLLSTWLRSHWNSGWEFGDRVFADQGLPAMFLHIYSRRELLQDLHVAGFDTIELFPINPPGDAIVRRRLLTGLTAGGYFAVARSRMVCG, encoded by the coding sequence ATGACCGGTCTACCCCAATGGAAACTACCGCGTGGCGTATATCGAGGAACATGGGACTACCTGCAATCGCAGTCGATTGCCCAGGACTACGACACGAAATTGGCTGACAGCAAACTGCTGCTTTTGGACCAGCAGTTCATCCAGCGATTCTTACCTCCTGTAGAACCGGGAAAGCCCCCACCGCTGGTTGCAGATTTAGGCTGTGGCACCGGTCGCATTTCGCGACTGCTGTCGCCGCTGGGATATCGCATGCTGAACGTGGACCTGAGCGCGGCCATGTTGGAACAGTTAAAGCGGCAGTGCCAGCATCCGCATCTAAACGAGTGCCTGCAAGCCAATCTGGTTGAATTGGACCTCATCACACCAGCTTCTGTGTCGATGGCTGTATGTCTGTTTAGCACTATCGGGATGATCCATGGTCGCAAGAATCGACAGCAGTTCTTGACCAGACTTCACAGTTCGCTGACGCCCGGCGCACCGCTGGTGTTACATGTTCACAATCGCTACCACAGCTTGTGGCACCCACGGGGACCGTCATGGCTGCTGAGCACGTGGCTGCGGAGTCACTGGAACAGCGGCTGGGAATTTGGCGATCGTGTGTTTGCCGATCAAGGTTTGCCGGCCATGTTTTTGCACATTTACAGTCGCCGCGAGTTGTTGCAAGACTTGCACGTTGCCGGATTCGATACCATCGAGTTATTTCCGATTAATCCGCCCGGCGATGCCATCGTGCGCCGCAGGCTGCTGACTGGCTTAACTGCCGGCGGCTACTTCGCAGTGGCTCGATCCCGCATGGTATGCGGCTAA
- a CDS encoding glycerol-3-phosphate dehydrogenase/oxidase, which translates to MNRQEMLQRISDSPQDWDVLVIGGGATGLGVAWNAAAAGYRTLVLEAHDFAQGTSSRSTKLIHGGVRYLRQGQLGMVRSALHEREYLLQSARSLVWPLHIVIPSYRLGSRWYYYAGLKVYDWLAGKRNMQPAKCLSRRQVATLLPNLQTDGLRGGVEFCDGQFDDARLALCVARTVVANRNCAVLNYARVVSIDSRQSDRRRIVRFQDTLTSQQTEVIARVVINATGVFAEQVSRCERSVGQSEHAIRISPSRGTHLVLPAKFLSSGRALMIPHTDDGRVLFAIPWQNRTLLGTTDIATDSIDIEPLATEYEIDYLLEHVSRYLAIRPSRRDVLSVFSGLRPLLGKSNQASTAQLSREHEIVVSSSGLISIIGGKWTTFRKMGRDALKLAIQVGGLPPKSEQPLTLIGGDDVSQSQGKSEAAARKLHPQLPITAWDVQQAVQQEMAETLEDVLARRTRCLLLDANASQQVAGQVVQLMQQLRGSNPAWAQQQLAEFQQLAQKYTVATQSP; encoded by the coding sequence ATGAATCGACAAGAAATGTTGCAGCGGATCAGCGACAGTCCACAAGATTGGGATGTGTTGGTCATCGGCGGAGGTGCTACTGGACTGGGAGTGGCCTGGAATGCTGCGGCTGCAGGCTATCGCACGTTGGTCTTGGAAGCTCACGATTTCGCTCAAGGTACGTCCAGTCGATCGACAAAGTTGATTCATGGTGGCGTTCGCTATTTGCGTCAAGGACAACTGGGAATGGTGCGTTCTGCGCTACACGAACGCGAGTACCTGCTGCAATCGGCGCGGTCGTTGGTCTGGCCGTTACACATAGTGATCCCCAGTTATCGGTTGGGTTCGCGGTGGTATTACTACGCCGGACTGAAGGTTTACGATTGGCTGGCCGGCAAACGCAATATGCAACCCGCCAAGTGCCTGTCGCGACGACAAGTAGCAACCCTGCTGCCAAATCTCCAAACTGACGGCCTGCGAGGCGGAGTCGAATTTTGCGATGGCCAATTTGACGATGCCCGATTGGCGCTGTGTGTCGCTCGGACTGTGGTAGCCAATCGCAACTGTGCGGTACTGAATTATGCACGAGTCGTGTCGATCGACTCGCGGCAGTCAGATCGACGTCGCATCGTTCGATTTCAAGATACATTGACCAGCCAACAAACCGAAGTAATTGCTCGAGTGGTCATCAATGCCACAGGCGTATTTGCCGAGCAGGTCAGTCGCTGCGAGCGGTCGGTGGGCCAGAGCGAACATGCAATTCGCATTTCTCCCAGCCGAGGAACGCATTTGGTACTGCCTGCAAAGTTTTTGTCGAGTGGACGTGCATTGATGATCCCCCACACCGACGATGGTCGTGTGTTGTTTGCCATCCCATGGCAAAATCGTACCTTATTGGGCACGACGGATATCGCCACCGACTCAATTGACATTGAACCACTGGCTACCGAGTATGAGATTGACTATCTACTGGAACATGTCAGCCGCTATTTAGCGATCCGTCCAAGCCGTCGAGACGTATTGTCGGTCTTCAGTGGACTCAGGCCGCTGTTGGGCAAGTCCAATCAAGCCTCTACGGCACAATTGTCTCGCGAGCATGAAATCGTCGTGTCATCCAGCGGATTGATTTCAATCATTGGCGGCAAGTGGACTACATTTCGTAAAATGGGGCGTGATGCGTTGAAGTTGGCCATTCAAGTTGGCGGATTGCCCCCCAAAAGCGAGCAACCGCTGACGCTGATCGGTGGCGATGATGTTAGTCAGTCGCAGGGGAAGTCTGAAGCGGCCGCTCGAAAACTGCATCCGCAATTGCCAATAACCGCCTGGGATGTACAGCAAGCTGTCCAGCAGGAAATGGCAGAAACGCTTGAAGATGTCTTAGCTCGTCGTACACGATGTCTGCTGCTGGATGCGAACGCTAGTCAGCAGGTGGCTGGGCAGGTGGTGCAACTCATGCAGCAGCTGCGTGGAAGTAACCCAGCTTGGGCCCAACAGCAACTGGCCGAATTCCAGCAGTTAGCACAGAAGTACACAGTCGCAACTCAATCTCCGTGA